Part of the Methanococcus maripaludis genome is shown below.
CCGCTTTTATGATATTTCCTTCAAACTTAACGAGCCTGTTCATTTCTGAAGACGTTATTTCATCGATTTTTTTGTCACACCCGAGCGGATTTTTAAATGCAATCTGTGTTTTTTCTAGTTCCTTTTTAATATGGTCATCTTCACCAAAAAGCTCCATGTAAGCATCTTTAAATATATACAAAAGAGGATCTTCAACCAATTTTGGATTTTCAATAATTTGATCGTTTATATCACAAGAATCAGAATAATTTTTTAAAAAATCGCCTATATCAAATTCAAAAACGTTATTTTTAACCATCTTTTGTGAAATCTGGTCTTTCATGTATTTCTTTAATTTATCGCCGTAAAAAGTTAAAAAAACTTCTTCATCAAATTCCATTTTATCACAAAATTAATTTTGTAAAGTAAAATCATATTTTTTAAGTCTTGAAATCACTTCTTCAAAATCCTGCCTGTTTTTAGCTTTTATATCCTTCTTTTGAGGGAATTTAAGAATTACTTCATCAAATAAAGATTTATTTGCAGGCGTTTTCATTGGATAGTGATATCGGTATATACAATTTATCCTTGCAGTTATAAATTCGGATAAATAGTCCATGCATGCTTTTATTGCCATTGATTCGTCTGACAAAAGAGAACCTGACTTTTTAGATTTTAAATAAGAAATTCCCACAATTATTTCTTCGAGATTGCATTTTAAAAGTTCTTTTGACTTCTGCTGCTCTCGCTTTAATTCATATAAGTATATTGCAAGATCCTGTAAATTTGTCCACGGAAGATCAAAATTTATTCTTTCTTCGTCCCCTTCAGTCAACATCCAGAGTGGAACGTGTCTTTCGTTTACAACTACTTCGTATTCAGTACATTTTAAAAATAAAATATCATAAACGTCCATTTTTTTCACAGCGATTATTGTAATGATTATAAAATGAGAATTTAATATCTATTTTATTTAATATAAATCTTCATGTGACTATCAATTGAATTTAAAAAATAAAAACAGAAAAAAGTTAAATTTTACATCTTTCCAGGCATTTCTATACCCAAAAGATCGAGAGTATTTTCCAAAACCATTTTTGTATTGTTTACAATTGCGATTCTTGAATTTTTGATTATTTGATTTTCTTCTTTTAAAACCGGACAGTTTGCATAGAATTTATTGAACCCTTGTGCAACATCGAGTACATAATTTGCAACGATCTGTGGTTTTCTAACTTCTGCTGCTTTTTCAACGATTTTTGGTAATTTTGAAAGCAATTTTACAATTGTTTTCTCATTTTCGTTCATTTCGTATGCAAATAAATTATCATTTGAAATAATTTCAACATTTTCCAAAATTCTCGAACATCTTGCATGAGCGTACTGGATAACTGGACATCCAACTTTTTCAAAGTCGAGTGCTTCGTCCCACCTAAATACCATTGGTTTTTCGGGTGCAATTCTAACGATATTGTACCTTACAGCACCAACTGCAATTTTTTTCGCGATTTCTTCAATTTCTTCTTCACTTTCGGCAACGCCTCTTTTTCTAACTTCTTCAGCAGCTCTTGATTTTGCTTCTTCAAAGAGTTCGTCCATACTGATGAATCTACCTCTTCTCGTACTCATTGAGCCTTCTGGAAGGGAAATAAATTCGTAAAATACAACCTCAGCTTCGTTGTATCCCAAAAGCGCTAAAGTCTTGTTAACCATTACCGCAGTTAATTTATGGTCTGCCCCAAGCAAATTCACTGCAAAATCGCAGTTTTCCATTTTATTAATGTGGTATGCGATATCTCTTGTTGAGTAAAGACTTGTTCCATTCAATCTTGCTAAAACCAGCTTTTTCTCAAGTCCGTAATCTGAAAGGTCGAGTCTGAAAACTTCATCTTCAACAACCTTTCCAGTATCCATTAATCTTTTTATTACTTCCCTAACCATTCCGCTTTTTACAAACTCGCTTTCCCAGACGAATTTATCGTGGTAAATATTTAGTGTGGAAAGTGTTTCTTTGAATCCACCTAATGAATAATCAACCGCATTTTTAAATTTTTCAGTTAATTCATTTTCAATTCCTGCTTCACAAGCTTCTTCGTAATTTTTCATTAAATTTAGAATTTCCTGCTCGAGTTCTTCGTTTTCAGCAAGCAATTTGTTTGTTTCAACGTAAACTTCACCAATTGCGTGGTCTGCTTTTTTGGATTTATCGAGTTCAAATTTTTCATTTCCAAAAACAACGATTGCTTCTTGCCTACCCATATCATTTACATAGTACTGTGTTTCTACGTCGTATCCAGATGCTACAAGTATTCTTTTTAAGCTATCCCCAATAACCATGTTTCTTCCGTGGCCAATGTGGAAAGGACCGT
Proteins encoded:
- the argS gene encoding arginine--tRNA ligase — protein: MDVENLIITTLKDKVEELTGNEMDIRLDEPPAINMGDYSTNISFRLAKDLKKAPKVIAEDIANSLNISGIEKIEAVNGYINFFMNYSDFSKETVSKIIDEKENFGKLEKRHEKVILEHTSANPNGPFHIGHGRNMVIGDSLKRILVASGYDVETQYYVNDMGRQEAIVVFGNEKFELDKSKKADHAIGEVYVETNKLLAENEELEQEILNLMKNYEEACEAGIENELTEKFKNAVDYSLGGFKETLSTLNIYHDKFVWESEFVKSGMVREVIKRLMDTGKVVEDEVFRLDLSDYGLEKKLVLARLNGTSLYSTRDIAYHINKMENCDFAVNLLGADHKLTAVMVNKTLALLGYNEAEVVFYEFISLPEGSMSTRRGRFISMDELFEEAKSRAAEEVRKRGVAESEEEIEEIAKKIAVGAVRYNIVRIAPEKPMVFRWDEALDFEKVGCPVIQYAHARCSRILENVEIISNDNLFAYEMNENEKTIVKLLSKLPKIVEKAAEVRKPQIVANYVLDVAQGFNKFYANCPVLKEENQIIKNSRIAIVNNTKMVLENTLDLLGIEMPGKM